A genome region from Bacteroides stercoris ATCC 43183 includes the following:
- a CDS encoding master DNA invertase Mpi family serine-type recombinase: MIYGYIRVSSDKQTVENQRFEIKNFCDNQNIKIDGWIEETISGTKAYNKRELGKLLNKVQKDDLIICAELSRLGRNLFMIMEILNICMSKECRVWTIKDNYKLGEDIQSKVLAFAFGLSAEIERNLISQRTKEALARKKIEGVILGRPKGKKTAPEKYKLHDKRILIQELLKAEVSQRKIAKICKVDRNTLARFIKTFMVEV, from the coding sequence ATGATATACGGATACATTAGAGTAAGCAGTGATAAGCAGACAGTAGAAAACCAACGTTTTGAAATCAAGAATTTCTGCGACAATCAAAACATAAAAATTGATGGTTGGATAGAGGAAACCATTAGTGGAACAAAAGCCTACAACAAACGTGAACTCGGAAAATTGCTCAATAAGGTACAGAAAGATGATTTAATTATCTGCGCTGAATTGTCCAGATTGGGTCGTAATCTCTTTATGATAATGGAAATTCTGAATATTTGCATGAGCAAGGAATGTAGGGTTTGGACTATCAAAGACAACTATAAGTTAGGAGAGGACATTCAAAGTAAAGTGTTGGCTTTTGCTTTTGGACTGTCAGCAGAGATTGAACGTAACCTTATTAGCCAACGAACAAAAGAAGCCTTAGCACGAAAGAAAATAGAAGGGGTAATATTAGGACGTCCTAAAGGGAAAAAGACTGCTCCAGAAAAGTACAAACTCCACGATAAGAGAATTCTCATACAAGAACTATTGAAAGCTGAAGTTTCACAACGCAAAATCGCTAAAATTTGTAAAGTGGATAGAAATACGCTCGCTCGATTTATTAAGACTTTTATGGTAGAAGTATAA
- a CDS encoding energy transducer TonB → MKNVNAIIKNAWGESPPPKVKTGFIPNLCDWEKKNYLTNPGSYYRQKASVGYIAMKGWLFTILRLPNCTFANQVFSYFPFPFSILNNQILAIYKLYNHLWNDIKVSYPVKAAMKKTAFIALFSGMILSAGAQNTNRITEEEPDIKVTKDTVWNMAIEKKAAPKVQFPQPGDKIDVLDPIVYSLCYTTAYDRLARKSVKVKTYRKEYAPYIHAGYDFGVKHWKEIVLKDYSSLWKQLKGIAESTGMERTCFRNGALMGAYSTNPYPELDYIDAAISDVLKQVRKHIASENEISRHYYTLSDKWFSFFNGEKERYYDIANHNRPYFLCQEHADDALILPEWIDTATASNDITQSEALASAIAKFDSPAVPDGIRKLKDNRRLTPDERNALLAPNDMISYAVGVAQAGWIMEYKWFIGEAHREEFDAMLLSPGNRPAIMAAFEDGLRSAMTITECFKNAILRQDCDSICLMNKAIKAELNKAYRQDVVYGYVFMNGMDAVEIYRAGAAWDIPEKQTASGLRLDKDRVLEGFRDYLEGHLKMGVEYARTLTKGRNAIDWHLYEKDTETIDLSENGFQPAVPLHITTGTSSEWSAELSQMLTLPQEVAGQNITGKVMATVVIEADGAVSKVEITSSPHPALSETVTDCIYRMRFMPAKYDGECVASVAIIPVLF, encoded by the coding sequence ATGAAAAACGTAAATGCTATAATAAAAAACGCTTGGGGTGAGAGTCCGCCACCGAAAGTCAAAACCGGCTTTATCCCCAATCTCTGTGATTGGGAGAAGAAAAATTATCTGACGAATCCCGGCTCTTACTACCGGCAAAAGGCATCGGTCGGATATATAGCCATGAAAGGATGGCTTTTCACTATTTTGCGTTTGCCGAACTGTACCTTTGCTAACCAAGTGTTTTCCTACTTCCCTTTTCCATTCTCTATTCTGAATAATCAGATTCTCGCAATATATAAATTATACAATCACCTTTGGAATGATATCAAGGTGTCTTATCCTGTAAAAGCTGCTATGAAAAAAACGGCATTCATAGCATTGTTCTCAGGCATGATATTGTCAGCCGGAGCTCAGAATACGAACCGGATAACCGAAGAGGAGCCTGATATAAAGGTGACAAAGGATACGGTATGGAATATGGCGATTGAAAAGAAAGCGGCACCCAAGGTACAATTCCCCCAACCGGGAGACAAAATTGATGTACTGGATCCTATCGTGTACAGTTTATGCTATACTACCGCCTATGATAGGCTTGCCCGGAAATCCGTCAAGGTGAAAACTTACAGGAAAGAGTACGCTCCGTATATCCACGCCGGCTATGACTTTGGCGTAAAGCATTGGAAAGAAATCGTACTAAAAGACTATTCCTCGCTCTGGAAACAATTGAAGGGCATTGCAGAGAGTACCGGAATGGAAAGGACCTGCTTCCGCAACGGAGCCCTTATGGGAGCATACTCAACAAATCCCTATCCGGAACTGGATTATATCGATGCCGCAATTTCCGATGTGCTGAAACAGGTAAGGAAGCATATCGCTTCTGAAAATGAAATATCCCGGCACTATTACACCTTATCTGATAAATGGTTTTCTTTTTTCAATGGAGAGAAAGAACGCTATTACGACATCGCAAATCACAACAGACCCTATTTCCTGTGCCAAGAGCATGCCGACGATGCCCTTATTCTTCCAGAGTGGATAGATACTGCCACAGCAAGCAATGACATCACCCAATCGGAAGCCCTGGCTTCGGCAATTGCAAAATTTGACTCCCCTGCCGTTCCGGACGGAATCCGCAAGCTGAAAGACAACAGGAGGCTCACACCCGACGAACGGAATGCCTTACTGGCACCTAACGATATGATTTCGTATGCCGTAGGCGTAGCACAAGCTGGCTGGATCATGGAATATAAATGGTTTATAGGGGAAGCCCACAGAGAGGAGTTTGATGCAATGCTCCTTTCCCCAGGAAACCGTCCTGCCATCATGGCCGCTTTTGAAGACGGACTGAGGAGTGCCATGACTATAACAGAATGTTTTAAAAATGCGATTCTGCGTCAGGACTGCGACTCGATATGTCTTATGAACAAAGCCATCAAAGCAGAATTGAACAAAGCATACAGACAAGACGTAGTTTATGGTTATGTCTTTATGAACGGAATGGATGCCGTTGAAATATACAGGGCCGGTGCCGCATGGGATATTCCTGAAAAACAAACGGCCAGCGGATTGCGGCTTGATAAGGACCGGGTGCTTGAAGGTTTCAGGGATTATCTGGAGGGACATTTGAAAATGGGAGTCGAATATGCCCGGACACTGACCAAGGGACGCAATGCCATTGATTGGCATTTATATGAAAAAGACACGGAGACAATAGACCTGTCTGAAAACGGATTCCAGCCTGCCGTTCCGCTACATATCACGACAGGCACATCAAGCGAGTGGAGCGCCGAACTATCGCAGATGCTTACACTCCCACAGGAAGTTGCCGGGCAGAACATTACGGGCAAGGTGATGGCTACGGTGGTAATTGAGGCCGATGGTGCTGTCAGCAAAGTGGAAATTACAAGTTCGCCGCATCCGGCTTTGAGCGAAACTGTAACGGATTGCATCTACCGCATGAGGTTCATGCCGGCAAAATATGACGGCGAATGCGTTGCATCTGTTGCCATTATTCCTGTATTATTCTAA
- a CDS encoding energy transducer TonB, giving the protein MKRLLSTVLLAYLVLGAWAQNKTKMTEEEKKEAMEQLEVLYQFETGAAFGELDSLTENQEFKQERLPWEEWAGKFKYAKEGLPVLLRCFNKAFIEPNKDSPIFCNLMLRGKFEDLSSNFDIRKKSELWMFHHQDENGNFTGFHKNLFFDLETDLQIHLTDKQGKPIYIHPDENLYLLEGGYKAQNKDTLNIWYGLQIPLTAPYQEIAGGHISLSFYMPEKYDRITVPIKEFGNKPVQVTWGSMTFSIEKVDSNGFIISTDAENIDKLRRMDCLYHRDGNWYEPSSKTATTRDLDKILRNSIGKISFEEWLKRKNIDPNKLEETMKHYMEDEVSEGNDGTNIAGVMGKHYTVALQGDSLLLYMPDEKKRKIAEITVFAPSEGKASRLLINHERCSELIEWLCSEKSPDNTKQTEPEEMEEVDYFSPDLQPAKPINPQTGMPDDWNMVLERLLRKPEEAVEQEITGRMTAEITIGTDGVASNVKIYGDPHPLLKKAVCDCLYGIKYVPAKWKGKAIPFVATLPVIFN; this is encoded by the coding sequence ATGAAAAGATTATTATCAACCGTCCTGCTTGCATATCTCGTACTGGGAGCATGGGCACAAAACAAGACGAAAATGACAGAAGAAGAGAAAAAAGAGGCCATGGAGCAACTTGAAGTGCTCTATCAGTTCGAGACTGGAGCGGCATTCGGCGAACTTGATTCATTGACAGAGAACCAAGAGTTCAAACAGGAGAGGCTCCCTTGGGAGGAATGGGCGGGCAAATTCAAATACGCGAAAGAGGGTCTACCAGTATTATTAAGGTGCTTTAATAAGGCATTCATAGAGCCTAACAAGGATTCTCCTATCTTCTGTAACCTAATGCTAAGAGGCAAATTTGAAGATTTATCTTCAAATTTCGACATTCGGAAAAAATCCGAACTGTGGATGTTTCACCATCAGGATGAGAACGGGAACTTCACGGGATTCCACAAAAACCTTTTCTTCGACCTGGAGACTGATTTACAGATTCATCTGACGGATAAGCAGGGTAAACCGATCTATATACACCCGGATGAAAATCTCTATCTGCTTGAGGGCGGATACAAAGCCCAGAACAAAGACACGTTAAATATATGGTACGGGTTGCAGATACCGTTAACTGCCCCTTATCAGGAAATTGCAGGAGGACACATCTCCTTGTCTTTCTATATGCCTGAGAAATACGACCGCATCACAGTACCCATTAAGGAATTTGGAAACAAACCTGTACAGGTGACTTGGGGCAGCATGACTTTTTCCATAGAAAAGGTTGACAGCAACGGCTTCATCATTTCCACAGACGCAGAGAATATCGACAAACTGAGACGCATGGATTGCCTTTATCACAGAGACGGTAACTGGTACGAGCCGTCCTCTAAAACAGCCACAACAAGAGATTTGGACAAGATTCTGAGAAATAGTATAGGGAAAATCTCGTTTGAAGAGTGGTTGAAAAGAAAAAACATTGACCCGAACAAGCTGGAAGAGACTATGAAACACTATATGGAAGATGAAGTTTCAGAGGGAAATGACGGTACAAACATTGCCGGAGTTATGGGAAAGCACTACACGGTTGCCTTGCAGGGGGATAGTCTGTTGCTCTACATGCCGGATGAAAAGAAACGGAAAATTGCAGAGATAACTGTATTTGCCCCATCGGAAGGCAAAGCATCGCGATTATTAATCAACCACGAGCGATGCAGTGAACTTATAGAATGGTTGTGCTCAGAGAAATCACCTGACAATACAAAACAGACCGAACCGGAAGAGATGGAGGAAGTGGATTATTTCAGTCCTGATTTACAACCAGCCAAGCCCATCAACCCGCAGACAGGAATGCCGGACGATTGGAACATGGTCTTGGAACGATTGCTCAGGAAGCCCGAAGAGGCCGTCGAGCAAGAAATTACAGGAAGAATGACAGCGGAAATAACCATCGGAACTGACGGCGTTGCCAGCAACGTAAAAATATACGGAGATCCCCACCCGCTATTGAAAAAAGCGGTCTGCGACTGCCTATACGGCATAAAGTATGTCCCGGCAAAATGGAAGGGAAAAGCGATTCCCTTTGTCGCTACTCTCCCCGTCATTTTTAATTGA
- a CDS encoding TPM domain-containing protein — translation MIRKLMICIAVLVGFCPMAWGTVDDVPNPKTYDADNWVSDPDHILDSETKNKINDILQQLEDSLTIEVAVVALNSIGEEEPHEFAVTLFNLWGVGKAKDDNGLLILLTRDIRDITFKTGYGLEGVLPDAICKRIQMETMVPHLRENDWNTGMLEGVKAVAAVLYGSDYQAAPPEAWIKKFRRTTPSLVFIVFALMLILINWLVWKSAVHRMTPKDEGTEAALALLATRNPFTARTLLGLCWLVPVWPAMLGIACWYFGIQKQKTLRRSRTCPKCNRETLREIPLHELIKDTKRLTESERKETELKTAYIRIYRCSACSEEVKIRIPLEKDGYECCPSCGHMTLHKEEKYRTIIKATTSSEGLMEARHRCMYCDAEYMVGYTIPKINPSSRRSGGSGGGGGGSFGGGSSGGGGSSSRF, via the coding sequence ATGATACGAAAACTTATGATCTGCATAGCCGTTCTGGTGGGTTTCTGCCCGATGGCATGGGGAACGGTCGATGATGTACCTAATCCCAAGACATACGATGCGGACAATTGGGTATCCGACCCTGACCATATATTGGACAGTGAAACAAAGAATAAAATCAACGATATATTGCAACAACTGGAGGACTCCCTGACCATAGAAGTGGCAGTTGTCGCCTTGAACAGCATCGGAGAAGAGGAACCGCATGAATTTGCCGTTACGCTGTTCAACCTGTGGGGTGTCGGCAAGGCGAAAGATGACAACGGACTGCTGATTCTGCTGACCCGGGATATACGGGATATCACCTTCAAGACCGGGTATGGTCTGGAAGGAGTATTGCCGGATGCCATTTGCAAAAGAATACAAATGGAAACCATGGTGCCGCACCTTCGGGAAAATGACTGGAATACAGGAATGCTTGAAGGTGTCAAGGCTGTAGCGGCAGTTCTGTACGGAAGTGACTATCAGGCAGCTCCGCCGGAAGCATGGATAAAAAAGTTCCGGCGTACCACCCCTTCCCTGGTCTTTATCGTGTTTGCCCTGATGCTGATACTTATAAACTGGCTTGTCTGGAAATCGGCGGTACACAGGATGACACCCAAAGACGAAGGGACGGAAGCCGCATTGGCCTTGCTGGCGACCCGAAACCCCTTTACTGCACGCACCCTGCTCGGACTGTGCTGGCTGGTACCGGTGTGGCCCGCCATGCTAGGTATTGCCTGCTGGTATTTCGGCATACAGAAACAAAAGACCCTCAGGCGCAGCCGGACATGCCCGAAATGCAATCGGGAAACCCTCCGGGAGATTCCTTTGCACGAGTTGATAAAGGATACGAAACGGCTGACTGAAAGCGAACGCAAAGAAACAGAACTGAAGACGGCCTATATCCGCATCTACCGGTGCTCCGCTTGCAGCGAAGAGGTGAAAATCCGGATACCGCTTGAAAAGGACGGCTATGAATGCTGCCCCTCCTGCGGGCACATGACGCTGCACAAGGAAGAAAAATATCGGACTATTATTAAAGCCACCACTTCATCAGAAGGACTGATGGAGGCTCGCCATCGATGTATGTATTGCGATGCCGAATACATGGTAGGCTATACAATACCGAAAATCAACCCCTCTTCCAGACGTTCAGGAGGCTCAGGCGGTGGCGGAGGCGGCAGTTTCGGAGGAGGATCATCCGGAGGCGGAGGTTCATCCAGCCGTTTCTAA
- a CDS encoding energy transducer TonB, with protein MKTIFIMGILSFFCGISAAQPQYWGEGAYDLENVVFGMKVDKYYSKAKTYDEDYDESFRYFMKKKVKCKTQEGKKAVIQEYSSVETNYGEVLARFGKFEFPYTGMVADKSGKLIGILALGRLDGAAAVDSLLYAIAGKYGPQCFVTEEYFGHRNYGWHVNDRTIQLYVRKPNPEHKDAVIYLEENEKGERKIVGGGSQPHTWYEVCLMVTKTKYDPFIDCISVGNWCNFNDLSSDVRSMEINPAAGVYDTGELFTEEDLVPDTTKGYMNIPDGELPKFKEGPFAKFPDFRLAVRHWMAYNAGLGNQGNPEGNVSVSFTVGKDSKAKDAKVENRETTSSELEVAALYTIQRLPEFIPATQNGKPVAFRMTVALRFENR; from the coding sequence ATGAAAACTATTTTTATCATGGGAATCTTGAGTTTCTTTTGCGGCATCAGTGCCGCACAGCCTCAATACTGGGGTGAGGGTGCATACGATTTGGAAAATGTGGTGTTCGGAATGAAGGTGGACAAGTATTATTCCAAGGCGAAGACATACGACGAGGATTATGACGAATCATTCCGCTATTTCATGAAGAAAAAAGTGAAATGTAAAACCCAGGAAGGCAAAAAGGCGGTCATTCAGGAATACAGCTCGGTAGAAACAAATTACGGAGAGGTTCTTGCCCGCTTCGGGAAATTTGAATTCCCGTATACCGGCATGGTGGCGGACAAATCAGGAAAACTGATCGGCATTCTGGCACTGGGAAGGCTGGACGGAGCGGCGGCAGTGGATTCGCTGCTATATGCCATTGCAGGAAAGTACGGTCCCCAATGCTTTGTCACAGAAGAGTATTTCGGACATCGGAATTATGGATGGCATGTGAATGACCGGACTATCCAACTATATGTACGCAAGCCGAATCCGGAGCACAAGGATGCCGTGATTTACCTTGAAGAGAACGAAAAGGGAGAACGGAAAATTGTCGGCGGAGGCAGCCAGCCACACACCTGGTATGAAGTGTGCCTGATGGTGACAAAGACGAAATATGATCCGTTCATCGACTGCATCAGCGTCGGTAACTGGTGCAATTTCAATGATCTCTCGTCAGATGTCCGGAGCATGGAAATCAATCCGGCAGCAGGCGTATACGACACTGGCGAGCTCTTTACGGAGGAAGATCTTGTCCCGGACACCACCAAAGGATATATGAACATCCCGGACGGAGAACTTCCCAAGTTCAAGGAAGGACCGTTCGCGAAATTCCCGGATTTCAGGCTTGCCGTGCGCCATTGGATGGCCTATAATGCCGGCCTCGGGAACCAGGGAAATCCCGAAGGGAATGTAAGCGTATCCTTCACAGTGGGAAAGGACAGCAAAGCGAAGGATGCCAAGGTGGAAAACCGGGAGACCACATCGTCCGAACTGGAAGTTGCAGCACTATATACCATCCAACGGCTTCCCGAATTTATACCTGCCACCCAAAACGGAAAACCCGTGGCATTCCGCATGACGGTGGCCCTCAGGTTTGAAAACCGATAA
- a CDS encoding helix-turn-helix domain-containing protein gives MDKDFSISGYLLSRLQPDDPQEARLRMLCVTISKDMPEERRERQLRPFASDMEFMNMIAGWMNGLPEAISHEQPDFERWLELFMTAGEAESTRYVMRLQIWYTHYCCVEELLTLCRLLQRHREEHLEAIYHRMLYYFREARIQCGMPSTSEPAEGIEVSFKLLDASYEHINRKIILQAEELLGIHTDHSFIQKVMECHTEAKTAEELAELCGANSTVTFRRTFLRLFNCPVAQWLRQKRAEQVLKLLRTTHLPLPEIAEQCGFANQSYLSDFCKRNLGDTPVNIRRNRS, from the coding sequence ATGGACAAAGACTTTTCAATAAGCGGTTATCTCCTTTCACGCCTGCAACCGGACGATCCCCAGGAAGCACGTTTGCGTATGCTTTGTGTGACCATATCCAAGGATATGCCGGAGGAGAGAAGAGAGCGGCAACTGCGTCCCTTTGCATCGGACATGGAATTCATGAATATGATTGCCGGATGGATGAACGGGCTTCCCGAAGCAATTAGCCATGAACAGCCGGACTTTGAGAGATGGCTGGAGCTGTTCATGACTGCCGGTGAAGCAGAATCCACCCGCTATGTCATGCGTTTGCAAATATGGTACACGCATTATTGCTGCGTAGAAGAGTTACTGACCTTATGCCGATTGCTACAAAGGCATCGTGAAGAACATCTGGAAGCCATCTATCACAGAATGCTCTACTACTTCCGCGAAGCGAGAATACAATGCGGAATGCCTTCCACTTCCGAGCCGGCAGAAGGTATTGAGGTATCATTCAAACTGCTCGATGCCTCCTACGAACATATCAACCGTAAAATCATTTTGCAAGCGGAAGAACTGCTCGGTATCCATACCGACCATTCTTTCATTCAGAAAGTGATGGAATGCCATACTGAAGCAAAGACAGCAGAAGAACTGGCGGAACTATGCGGAGCAAACAGTACCGTTACCTTCCGTCGGACATTCCTGAGATTGTTTAACTGTCCGGTAGCCCAGTGGCTTCGGCAAAAACGTGCCGAGCAGGTGCTGAAACTGTTGAGGACTACACACCTTCCATTACCGGAGATTGCCGAACAATGCGGATTTGCGAACCAGTCTTACCTGTCTGATTTCTGCAAGCGGAATCTCGGTGATACACCAGTAAATATCCGAAGAAACAGGAGCTGA
- a CDS encoding zinc ribbon domain-containing protein: MKQNTDIPSARSSLWKRCWRFVKNAHLPEFFLYAIVLPCFALQVSVVAGIFLLLGDMSVTGIGCTYDPAGFVLLALFALIAIAVFSALLLLLLKVNSSKTSRYREDNPRRSYRRIAGVLLFLLMAGVSHSSTTAPEHREGIILPQKSWLEETAIPVYLSIFDSRTGRITLLLINLATFGVMRRKLCLKSDTPEAALELLATRRPFTVRTLVAMLWLFPVWPAILAAIHYHRLQKIRLLRRHYPCPNCMGRKVHSLPLPVGEENLPLFTDGERLELKLKTAYILVVECPDCGKRFKLRVPLTKEGYELCPECHHLTLHRTENYHMVKPVNSSGESLREARHQCRFCGAEYMVGYQMPR, translated from the coding sequence ATGAAACAGAATACAGATATTCCCTCCGCCCGTTCAAGTCTGTGGAAACGGTGTTGGCGTTTCGTAAAAAACGCCCATCTGCCAGAGTTTTTTCTCTATGCAATCGTACTGCCCTGCTTTGCCCTGCAAGTGTCGGTAGTGGCAGGCATCTTTCTCCTTCTCGGTGATATGTCGGTTACGGGCATAGGTTGTACCTACGACCCGGCAGGGTTCGTGCTGCTCGCCTTGTTCGCCCTCATCGCCATAGCGGTCTTTTCGGCATTACTGCTCCTGCTGCTGAAGGTAAACAGCAGCAAGACGAGCCGTTATCGGGAAGATAACCCCCGACGCTCTTACCGCCGGATAGCGGGCGTACTTCTGTTTCTGTTGATGGCAGGTGTATCCCATTCTTCTACAACGGCACCGGAACATCGGGAAGGAATTATCCTTCCACAGAAATCGTGGCTGGAAGAGACTGCGATACCCGTTTACCTTTCCATCTTCGATTCACGGACAGGACGGATTACACTTTTATTGATAAACCTTGCTACCTTTGGAGTAATGCGTCGCAAACTATGTCTCAAATCCGATACTCCGGAAGCCGCCCTCGAACTACTTGCTACCCGTCGTCCGTTTACGGTACGCACATTAGTGGCCATGCTGTGGCTCTTCCCCGTATGGCCCGCCATATTGGCGGCAATACACTATCATCGTTTACAGAAAATCAGACTGCTTCGCCGCCACTATCCCTGCCCCAACTGTATGGGAAGGAAAGTACACTCCCTGCCCCTGCCTGTTGGAGAAGAGAATCTGCCCCTGTTCACCGATGGCGAGCGGCTCGAACTCAAACTGAAGACTGCCTATATCCTCGTTGTTGAGTGTCCGGACTGTGGCAAAAGGTTCAAGCTGCGCGTACCTCTCACCAAAGAAGGCTACGAGCTTTGTCCCGAATGTCACCACCTCACTCTGCACCGCACAGAAAACTATCACATGGTAAAGCCGGTCAATAGCTCGGGCGAAAGTCTGCGTGAGGCACGCCACCAATGCCGCTTCTGTGGAGCGGAATACATGGTAGGTTACCAAATGCCGAGATGA
- a CDS encoding site-specific integrase, with protein MRSTFRVLFYTKNQAIKNGRVPVMGRITVNGTTASFSCKRDVPIALWDAKGNCAKGKSEEARRLNRELENIKAQIGKHYQYLSDHDSYLTAKKVYDRYNGFGEEIHSLMEIFNIQIRDYKRQIGKTKAQSTYRGLVDEYKCLSCYLKDKLGTEDIPLMSLDMDFIKNYYSWMLSVRGLAKSTAFERVNTLKWLMYLAMDEGWIHKHPFKKFVCKPEYKKRPFLSEEDLQRVISVKLSYRRQQAIRDMFVFMCFSGLAHADLKELSYRNVHTDSDGNTWLVGNRVKTKAPYVVKLIPIVVELIEKYRGVNEFKVSPDRVFPVGEIGSMEDSLKRIGEKAGCSVRVSPHVGRHTFATLALSKGMPLETLQKVLGHKTIISTQVYAELINPKIGEDTDRMREKIGGMFRLAN; from the coding sequence ATGAGGAGTACCTTTCGAGTTCTGTTCTACACCAAGAACCAGGCCATAAAAAATGGCCGTGTCCCTGTCATGGGGCGTATTACCGTCAACGGAACGACGGCGAGTTTCAGCTGCAAGCGTGATGTTCCCATTGCCCTTTGGGATGCCAAAGGCAACTGTGCCAAAGGCAAATCCGAGGAGGCAAGACGGCTGAACCGGGAGCTGGAGAACATCAAGGCACAGATCGGCAAGCACTATCAATATCTCTCGGACCACGATTCGTACCTGACAGCCAAGAAGGTCTATGACCGCTATAACGGCTTTGGCGAGGAGATCCATTCGTTGATGGAGATCTTCAATATCCAGATCCGGGATTACAAACGGCAGATCGGCAAGACGAAAGCCCAAAGCACCTACCGAGGGTTGGTGGACGAGTACAAGTGTCTGTCCTGTTACCTGAAGGACAAGTTGGGTACGGAGGATATCCCCCTGATGTCGCTGGACATGGATTTCATCAAGAACTATTACAGCTGGATGCTTTCCGTGCGCGGGCTGGCCAAGTCAACGGCCTTCGAGCGCGTCAACACACTGAAATGGCTGATGTATCTGGCAATGGACGAGGGATGGATCCACAAGCACCCGTTCAAGAAGTTCGTGTGCAAGCCGGAATACAAGAAACGTCCTTTCCTCTCGGAGGAGGACCTGCAACGCGTTATCAGCGTCAAGCTGAGCTACAGGCGGCAGCAGGCCATCCGGGACATGTTTGTTTTCATGTGCTTCAGCGGTCTGGCCCATGCCGACCTGAAGGAACTTTCTTACCGGAATGTCCACACGGATTCGGACGGGAACACCTGGCTGGTTGGAAACCGTGTGAAGACCAAGGCACCCTATGTTGTCAAGCTGATCCCGATAGTCGTCGAGCTGATCGAGAAATACAGGGGGGTGAACGAATTCAAGGTTTCTCCGGACAGGGTGTTCCCTGTGGGGGAAATAGGGAGTATGGAGGACAGTCTGAAACGTATCGGCGAGAAGGCCGGCTGCAGTGTCCGCGTCAGCCCGCATGTCGGACGTCATACCTTTGCGACCCTGGCCCTGAGCAAGGGCATGCCGCTTGAAACCCTGCAGAAAGTCCTCGGGCACAAGACCATCATCTCCACGCAGGTCTACGCCGAGCTGATCAATCCAAAAATCGGTGAGGACACGGACAGGATGCGTGAGAAGATCGGCGGAATGTTCCGCCTGGCCAACTAA